One window of Sinorhizobium numidicum genomic DNA carries:
- the lpxB gene encoding lipid-A-disaccharide synthase has protein sequence MTNRSYKLAVIAGEVSGDLLGADLVRALRSRIGEPIELVGVGGEALEAEGLRSLFDYSELSIMGFSQVLARLPKLVLRIRQTARAIISARPDALLIIDSPDFTHRVARRVRAALPGLPVVNYVCPSVWAWKPERAPRMQAYVDHVLAVLPFEPGVMRELGGPPTTYVGHRLASDMNVLAVRSHQRKKQQAEHQREVTTCLLLPGSRASEVNRLLPIFRETVEELAARHDCMRFLLPTVPRQEKRVRELTASWKIRPEISVAADRKWEAFAEADAALAASGTVILELALAGIPVVSTYSADWLVSFLHTRIRIWTAALPNLVADFPVIPEYFNKTIRPGALTRWFERLSSDTPQRRAMLDGFAIVQQRMATDRPPGEKAAEILSDYLQEKKPGHF, from the coding sequence ATGACGAACCGGAGCTACAAGCTGGCGGTCATCGCGGGTGAAGTCTCCGGAGATCTGCTGGGCGCCGATTTGGTGCGCGCGCTCCGTTCACGGATCGGGGAACCGATAGAGCTCGTCGGTGTCGGCGGCGAGGCGCTCGAGGCCGAAGGGCTTAGATCTTTGTTCGACTATTCCGAACTGTCGATTATGGGATTTTCGCAGGTCCTTGCACGGCTGCCGAAGCTTGTTCTTCGCATCCGTCAGACAGCCCGCGCGATCATCTCCGCGCGGCCGGACGCATTGCTGATCATCGACAGTCCCGATTTCACTCATCGTGTCGCTCGGCGCGTGCGCGCCGCTTTGCCGGGCCTGCCGGTAGTCAACTATGTCTGCCCGAGCGTTTGGGCGTGGAAGCCCGAACGGGCGCCGCGGATGCAGGCCTATGTCGACCATGTGCTTGCCGTTCTGCCGTTCGAGCCGGGTGTCATGCGCGAGCTCGGCGGCCCACCCACCACTTACGTCGGGCATCGTCTGGCGTCCGACATGAATGTGCTCGCGGTGCGCAGCCATCAACGCAAAAAGCAGCAGGCGGAGCATCAGCGCGAAGTCACGACCTGCTTGCTGCTTCCCGGGTCGCGCGCCAGCGAAGTGAACCGCCTGCTGCCGATCTTTCGCGAAACGGTCGAGGAGCTCGCAGCGCGGCACGATTGCATGCGCTTTCTGCTGCCGACCGTCCCTCGCCAGGAAAAGCGCGTGAGGGAATTGACCGCGTCCTGGAAGATCCGGCCGGAAATATCGGTTGCAGCCGATAGGAAGTGGGAGGCCTTCGCCGAAGCTGACGCCGCGCTTGCAGCTTCCGGCACGGTCATTCTCGAACTGGCGCTTGCCGGTATTCCCGTCGTTTCGACCTACAGCGCCGACTGGCTTGTCAGTTTCCTGCATACGCGAATTCGGATATGGACGGCGGCGCTTCCGAATCTCGTTGCCGATTTTCCAGTCATACCCGAATATTTCAATAAAACGATCCGACCCGGGGCTCTGACACGCTGGTTCGAGCGACTTTCGAGCGACACGCCGCAGCGTCGCGCCATGCTCGACGGTTTCGCCATCGTACAGCAGCGCATGGCGACCGACCGCCCGCCAGGCGAAAAGGCCGCGGAAATCCTCTCCGATTATCTTCAAGAAAAAAAGCCCGGCCATTTCTGA
- a CDS encoding LpxI family protein, with protein sequence MAARGLPASKGRLAIIAGAGALPHHVAEAARRQGEDPFIIALSREADAEWTGFDHSILAIGDFAAISRTFEAEGIDRVVLSGSVRRRPEWRDIRPTLSTLAKVPSVLRTLMSGGDDAVLRMAMDLIEASGARVIGAQEVVPGLLAEVGPLGARVPTEDDWRDIEAGIAAANALGALDVGQGAVAVGGRVIALEGAEGTDAMLSRVAALKTDGRVSTRRRGVLVKLCKPQQDERADLPSIGPSTIAGAEAAGLAGIAVESGRALILERSRVVKAADRSGLFILGVEREGGRGRR encoded by the coding sequence GTGGCAGCCCGCGGCCTGCCGGCGTCTAAAGGCAGGCTTGCCATCATCGCCGGCGCCGGTGCGCTTCCTCATCACGTCGCTGAAGCAGCGCGCAGGCAAGGGGAGGACCCCTTCATCATCGCATTGTCGCGCGAGGCGGATGCCGAATGGACGGGCTTCGATCATTCCATTCTCGCGATCGGCGATTTCGCTGCGATCAGCCGGACGTTCGAGGCGGAAGGGATCGACCGGGTGGTGCTTTCCGGCAGCGTTCGGCGGCGGCCGGAATGGCGCGATATTCGCCCGACGCTGAGCACGCTGGCCAAAGTGCCGAGTGTGCTGCGGACGCTGATGTCGGGCGGCGACGATGCGGTTCTGCGCATGGCGATGGACCTCATAGAAGCGAGCGGCGCCCGCGTGATCGGCGCACAGGAGGTCGTCCCCGGCCTCCTTGCCGAAGTCGGGCCGCTTGGCGCTCGTGTGCCGACCGAGGACGATTGGCGCGACATTGAGGCCGGTATCGCCGCTGCCAACGCGCTGGGGGCGCTCGACGTCGGCCAGGGCGCCGTTGCCGTTGGCGGCCGTGTGATCGCGCTCGAGGGCGCGGAAGGGACCGACGCGATGTTGTCGCGTGTCGCGGCACTCAAGACCGATGGCCGTGTTTCGACCCGCCGTCGTGGGGTTCTGGTCAAACTTTGCAAGCCGCAGCAGGACGAGCGCGCCGATCTTCCCTCGATCGGTCCTTCGACGATTGCGGGCGCCGAAGCGGCCGGATTGGCCGGTATTGCTGTTGAATCCGGGCGTGCGCTTATCCTTGAACGCTCGAGGGTCGTCAAGGCGGCCGATAGAAGCGGGTTGTTCATTCTGGGTGTCGAACGTGAGGGCGGGCGGGGTCGCAGATGA
- the lpxA gene encoding acyl-ACP--UDP-N-acetylglucosamine O-acyltransferase, producing MIASTAKIHPSSVIEDGAVIGENAKIGPFCHVGPNVVLGDDVELLSHVVVIGRTTVGKGTKIFPAAVIGGDSQSVHHSALNTTLVIGDNCTIREGVTMNTGTVEHGGTTIVGNNNLFLANSHVAHDCRLGNNIILSNNVMLAGHVTVDDRAILGGGSAVHQFTRIGKLAFIGGLSAVSYDVIPYGMLNGNPGVLMGLNVVGMTRAGTDRATIHTVRRAYKQIFEGPESIRANAAAIRDEYPDCAPAIEILDFIAAESDRALSSPNRGNKG from the coding sequence ATGATTGCATCAACTGCGAAGATCCACCCGTCCTCGGTCATCGAAGACGGTGCAGTGATCGGCGAGAATGCGAAGATCGGCCCATTTTGCCATGTCGGGCCGAATGTCGTTCTCGGAGACGACGTCGAACTCTTGAGCCATGTCGTGGTGATCGGCCGCACGACCGTCGGCAAGGGCACGAAGATCTTTCCAGCAGCGGTCATCGGCGGCGACTCGCAAAGCGTGCATCACAGCGCGCTCAACACCACCCTGGTCATTGGCGACAACTGCACGATCCGCGAAGGCGTGACGATGAATACCGGCACCGTCGAACACGGCGGCACGACCATCGTCGGCAACAACAACCTGTTCCTTGCCAATTCACATGTGGCCCATGATTGCCGGCTCGGAAATAACATCATTCTGTCGAACAACGTGATGCTCGCGGGTCACGTGACCGTCGACGACCGCGCCATTCTGGGCGGCGGGTCGGCTGTTCACCAATTCACCCGTATAGGCAAGCTGGCCTTCATCGGCGGGTTGTCGGCGGTGAGCTACGATGTCATTCCCTATGGCATGCTCAACGGCAATCCGGGCGTTCTAATGGGCCTCAATGTCGTCGGCATGACGAGGGCGGGCACCGACCGCGCAACCATTCACACGGTTCGGCGCGCCTACAAGCAGATATTCGAAGGGCCGGAGTCGATCCGGGCCAATGCGGCTGCCATCCGTGATGAATATCCGGATTGCGCACCGGCGATCGAGATTCTGGACTTTATCGCTGCGGAGAGCGACCGTGCGCTGTCATCGCCGAACCGCGGCAACAAAGGTTGA
- the fabZ gene encoding 3-hydroxyacyl-ACP dehydratase FabZ, which produces MNEAATVLGTADIQEILKLLPHRYPFLLVDRIIEINDDNSAIGIKNVTANEPHFTGHFPEKPIMPGVLLIEGMAQTAGAICARRNGLGSNLVYFMTIDNARFRKPVVPGDRVEFHVTKQKQRGNIWKFHCDAKVDGQLVAEADIGAMIVSKEDA; this is translated from the coding sequence ATGAATGAAGCTGCAACGGTTCTCGGTACGGCAGATATTCAGGAGATCTTGAAGCTTCTTCCTCACCGGTATCCCTTTCTGCTCGTCGATCGTATCATTGAGATCAATGATGATAATTCGGCGATCGGGATCAAGAACGTGACGGCCAACGAGCCGCACTTCACGGGGCACTTCCCGGAAAAGCCGATCATGCCTGGTGTGCTGCTGATCGAAGGCATGGCTCAGACGGCCGGCGCCATTTGCGCGCGCCGGAACGGTTTAGGCAGCAACCTCGTTTACTTCATGACGATCGACAATGCTCGTTTCCGCAAGCCTGTGGTGCCGGGCGATCGGGTCGAGTTCCACGTCACCAAGCAGAAGCAGCGGGGCAATATCTGGAAATTTCACTGTGATGCAAAAGTTGACGGGCAACTTGTTGCGGAAGCTGATATCGGCGCGATGATTGTCAGCAAGGAAGACGCCTGA
- the lpxD gene encoding UDP-3-O-(3-hydroxymyristoyl)glucosamine N-acyltransferase, translating to MEQNWFFPPHQGIRLGDLANQIGAELLDVTVVDRVVRSVAPVYRAKPGDVCYMLSRKSRDELQSCHASAIICDKAISSIIPPNIPVLLASKPHTAFALAGALLYERALRPSRNTSEQGIAPGAFVDPTARLEPDVEVEPMAVIGAGAEIGSGTRIAAGAVIGPDVRIGRDCTIAAGASILCAMIGNNVIIHPGARIGQDGFGYAPGPKGGMIKIVQVGRVIIQDYVEIGANTTIDRGTMDDTVIGEGTKIDNLVQIGHNVRIGRYCGIVSQVGIAGSTRIGDGVMIGGGTGVNGHITVGDGVQIAAMSGVASDVPPGERYGGIPARPMRDFLREIAEMALRASERQKKKGGKDE from the coding sequence ATGGAACAGAACTGGTTTTTTCCGCCCCATCAGGGGATTCGTTTGGGCGACCTTGCGAATCAGATTGGGGCGGAACTGTTGGACGTTACGGTCGTAGATCGCGTCGTTCGCTCGGTAGCGCCGGTCTATCGGGCGAAGCCTGGCGACGTTTGCTATATGCTTTCGCGCAAGAGCCGCGATGAGTTGCAGAGCTGTCACGCCTCGGCAATTATCTGCGACAAAGCGATTTCCTCGATTATTCCACCCAATATTCCGGTGCTCCTTGCTTCGAAGCCGCACACGGCTTTCGCGCTCGCTGGCGCGCTGCTCTATGAAAGGGCGCTGCGTCCCTCGCGGAACACCAGCGAGCAGGGAATAGCGCCGGGAGCCTTCGTCGATCCCACGGCCCGTCTAGAGCCGGACGTCGAGGTGGAGCCTATGGCGGTGATCGGGGCCGGAGCTGAGATCGGCAGCGGCACAAGGATCGCAGCCGGCGCCGTCATCGGGCCCGACGTTCGGATCGGTCGGGATTGCACGATTGCTGCAGGCGCAAGCATTCTCTGCGCCATGATCGGCAACAATGTCATCATTCATCCCGGCGCACGCATCGGGCAGGACGGTTTCGGTTACGCACCGGGTCCCAAGGGCGGAATGATCAAGATCGTTCAGGTCGGGCGTGTGATCATTCAGGACTATGTGGAGATCGGCGCCAACACGACGATCGATCGCGGTACCATGGATGACACGGTGATCGGCGAAGGTACCAAGATCGACAATCTCGTCCAGATCGGACACAACGTCCGCATCGGCCGCTATTGCGGCATCGTCAGCCAGGTCGGTATCGCCGGCAGTACGCGGATTGGCGACGGCGTGATGATCGGCGGCGGCACCGGCGTGAACGGTCATATCACTGTTGGCGACGGCGTGCAGATTGCAGCGATGAGTGGTGTGGCGAGCGATGTGCCGCCCGGGGAACGATATGGTGGAATTCCGGCGCGGCCCATGCGGGACTTCCTGCGCGAAATCGCCGAGATGGCCTTGAGGGCAAGCGAAAGGCAGAAGAAGAAGGGTGGCAAGGATGAATGA